One Panicum virgatum strain AP13 chromosome 3N, P.virgatum_v5, whole genome shotgun sequence DNA segment encodes these proteins:
- the LOC120667419 gene encoding two-component response regulator ORR7-like: protein MVAFAYSAGDAVTAVDSGKRALEILGSEPNMSMIITNYWMPEMTGYDLLKKVKESSELKQIPVVIMSSENVPTRISKCMEEGAEDFLLKPVRPSDISRITTQMLH, encoded by the exons ATGGTTGCCTTTGCATATTCTGCTGGTGATGCAGTCACGGCCGTGGACAGCGGGAAGAGGGCGCTCGAGATACTGGGCTCG GAGCCGAATATGAGTATGATCATCACGAACTACTGGATGCCCGAGATGACTGGCTACGACCTCCTCAAGAAGGTCAAG GAATCGTCGGAGCTCAAGCAGATCCCGGTGGTGATCATGTCCTCCGAGAATGTTCCGACACGGATCAGCAA GTGCATGGAAGAAGGCGCCGAGGACTTCCTGCTCAAGCCCGTCAGGCCGTCGGACATCTCCCGCATAACCACCCAGATGCTGCACTGA